CTACTTTGGAGGGTTGATCGGCCGCGTCGCCAACAGGATCGCCAACGCCCGGTTCACGCTGGACGGGAAGGCCTACCGGCTGGTTCCCAACGATGGCAACAACACGCTACACGGTACGTACAAGAGGAAATttctcctcccctcctcctacgAGCTGCGATCGGTCATCTTTCTGCTCTTGTGCTCTAGGTGGTCACCGGGGATTCGATAAGGTCGTATGGACGGTGAAGGAGCACGTCGCCGGCGGCAGCTCCCCATTCATCACTCTGTACTATCATAGCTTCGACGGAGAGCAAGGCAAGGAATAATTTTGAGCCCTTACAATTTCTGATATTTTCATCGAGAGAGGGATTGCACATGTGGGTTCAGTCTTAAATGATCAATCTGGGGAATTTTCAGCCAATTTAGCACAGCCATTTAAAATTGGACAGTTTTTGTAAGATAGAACTGGTTGATTTGTGCTTTTTGTTACTGATAAGTCCCGGAGTTTTGGTTTCTGTTAAAATTCCCAAGAGTTGCGGTTTCCTGTTACCTCAGTCCCAAAAGTTGTATATTTGTGCAATTTCCTCTTAAATCAAATTGAGGAGCTCTTCGCTTCTCATTTTATTTCAAAACACAAACAATTTTAACGAAATAGCTGAACTTGAACAGGGTTTCCAGGCGATGTGGACGTGCACGTGAAGTACCAGCTCTCCGGCCCGCACGAGCTGAGCGTGCGCATGAACGCGACGGCGCGGGGCAAGGCCACCCCGGTGAACCTCGCGCACCACGCCTACTGGAACCTCGGCGGCCACGGCAGCGGCAGCGTCCTCGGCGAGGAGGTCCGCCTCTTCGCCTCCCGGTACACGCCCGTGGATGCCGCGCTCATCCCGACGGGCCACCTGGCGCCCGTGGCCGGCACGCCCTACGACTTCCGCACGCCGGCCGCCGTGGGCTCGCGCATCGGTGGTCTCCTGAGCCGGGGCGTTAATGGGTACGACATCAACTACGTCGTGGACGGCGGGGGCCTGCGCCCGGTGGCAGTTGTCCGGGATGGCGCGTCCGGTAGGGCGATGGAGCTGTGGGCGGATCAGCCCGGGGTGCAGTTCTACACCGCCAACGGGCTGAGTGGCGTGAGGGGGAAGGGCGGCAAGGTCTATGGCCGATACGGCGCGCTCTGCTTGGAGACGCAGGGGTTCCCCGACGCCGTGAACCGCCCGAGTTTCCCGTCGCAGATCGTCCGGCCGGGGAAGGTGTACATGCATCACATGGTGTTCAAGTTCTCCTTCTAGTATAGCTAGTGGTAGTGTGGTACCCGAGCTTGGTCGTTTGTCAGGCAACACAGCCGCTCTTGTGTTTTGTGTGCTGTCTGAATTTGATCGGTTGAGCTTCAATGGAGGAATAAAAGCTTGCATGCTGCAGGTTCAAGCTTTTTTTTTTATTGAAGAGTAAAATGCACTCAAGGTCACTCTTTCAATCTGGAAAAATTTCAGACAATTTAGGCCAACCATTTTAAAATTTGGACATTTTTTTGTAAGAATCGGTCAAATTTTCAGAAAATCATCTAAAAAACATGTTAAATGGTCAATCTGGGGAATTTTCAGCCAATTTAGCCCAACCATTTGAAATTTAGAGTTTTTGTAAGATAAAACTGATGGATTTGTGTTTTTTGTTACTGATTAGTTCTAGAGTTTTGATTTTCTATTAAAATCCCCTAGAGTTGTGGTTTTGTGTTACCTCAGTCCCAATAGTTATGTTATTTGTGCAACAGTCTTGCTAAATCTCAGTCGACCGAGTCTTCGTTAAGTCTCATTTGATGCTATATCCATGAGATCACATGTTGAGATCCATGCAATTTTTTTCTTCTAGCTTTTTTTCCTTGCATATTACGTCACTTCGTTGGGACTTGGTTAAATCTCAATTGACTGAGACCTAGCCACACCCTTTGTGCAATTTCCTCCTTCATCAAATTGAGGAGCTCTTCACTTCTCATGTTATTTCATAACATTTAACGAAGTAGCTAAACTTGAACAGGGTTCCCAGGTGACGTGGACGTGCAGGTGACGTACCAACTCTCGAGACCGCACGTGCTGAGCATGCGCATGAATGCAACGACGCGGGGCAAGGCCACCCCGGTGAACCTAGCGCACCACGCCTACTGGAACCTCGGCGGCCACGGCAGCGGCAGCGTCCTCGGCGAGGAGGTCCGCCTTTTCGCCTCCCGGTACACGCCCGTGGACGCCACGCTCATCCCGACGGGTCACCTCGCGCCCGCGGCCGGCACGCCCTACGACTTACGCAGGCCGGCGACCGTGGGCTCGCGCATCGGGGGCCTCCTGAGCCGGGGCGTCGATGGG
This sequence is a window from Aegilops tauschii subsp. strangulata cultivar AL8/78 chromosome 7, Aet v6.0, whole genome shotgun sequence. Protein-coding genes within it:
- the LOC109765784 gene encoding uncharacterized protein; protein product: MHDLLPVPTGTPLLGLPFFQLFLIRPHSVEEQHLAMKMARALLVAPLLASCFVALGLSGRADAAAETKTVGVYELKKGDFSIKVTNWGATLMSVILPDSRGNLGDVILGYDTVAEYVNGTAYFGGLIGRVANRIANARFTLDGKAYRLVPNDGNNTLHGGHRGFDKVVWTVKEHVAGGSSPFITLYYHSFDGEQGFPGDVDVHVKYQLSGPHELSVRMNATARGKATPVNLAHHAYWNLGGHGSGSVLGEEVRLFASRYTPVDAALIPTGHLAPVAGTPYDFRTPAAVGSRIGGLLSRGVNGYDINYVVDGGGLRPVAVVRDGASGRAMELWADQPGVQFYTANGLSGVRGKGGKVYGRYGALCLETQGFPDAVNRPSFPSQIVRPGKVYMHHMVFKFSF